The genome window ATCGGCACAATATCGATTAATTGAGTTTAGTTCAACCGATTTAATCAACTTAATAGATAATCGTTTTAGAGCTACAATTGATAGAAATACACCATACGAGCACGCTTTCGAACATTTGTATTGGCAAGCTGCTGGTAAAGATTATCACACTGGAGAAAAATCGTATTTGATTTTAGAATTCGAAAAGAAATACAAAAAGGTTTTCTTAGATTATATGGAAGAATACAACACCATTAATTTGTGGAGAAAATTTAAACAGTTACCAGAAGCCGATCAACAAAATCCAGAATTAGTAGCAGCGATGCGTCATTACGATAAAACCGTAAACATAACATGGGTAATGGGTCACTTTAATGCAGCAAAAAAATACATCGAAAGTGTACCAGGAAATCACGAAGCTACAGGTGGAAGTGACTGGAAAAAATACATGTTACCAAAATACCAAAAAAGAATATTCTTCCCTGAATTATGGACGAAAGAAGAATTAGATAACTGGGGAGAATAACCGCCATAGTGCATAAAACAAAAAACATTGAGATATTTAGTAATAGCCATTTTATTTGTTACTTTTTTTACCGCTTGTAATTCAAAAGAAGAATCAGAAAAAACAAAAAAAGCAGTAGTAAAAAAAGAACCTATCATAAAAGAATACGGATTTACCTTTAACGACTTCAAAGTAGTTAGAGATACAATTCGTTCAGGCGATACTTTTGGTAAACTTTTAGAAAAATATC of Flavobacterium channae contains these proteins:
- a CDS encoding tryptophan 2,3-dioxygenase family protein; this translates as MEVTPKIQEQLNQLNDKFEAINQNTSTHLEGLIWAKPITYWDYIQTDALLSLQTQRTTLPDEMVFVMYHQVNELLFKMILWEMDQLCHNEQPTTDYFTEKLGRISRYFDMLTTSFDIMKDGMEPEQYLKFRNTLTPASGFQSAQYRLIEFSSTDLINLIDNRFRATIDRNTPYEHAFEHLYWQAAGKDYHTGEKSYLILEFEKKYKKVFLDYMEEYNTINLWRKFKQLPEADQQNPELVAAMRHYDKTVNITWVMGHFNAAKKYIESVPGNHEATGGSDWKKYMLPKYQKRIFFPELWTKEELDNWGE